One window from the genome of Carassius carassius chromosome 15, fCarCar2.1, whole genome shotgun sequence encodes:
- the fxyd11 gene encoding FXYD domain-containing ion transport regulator 11, which produces MSQLTELVLLTVFLALFGHAEANPFVYNYEALRIGGLIFTALLVAGGVGVLCWGQCKPKRKDDEDASKI; this is translated from the exons ATGAGCCAGCTCACAGAACTAGTTCTTCTTACAG tcTTCTTGGCACTCTTCGGTCATGCTGAAGCAA ATCCTTTCGTTTACA ACTATGAGGCGCTGAGGATCGGGGGGTTGATCTTCACGGCCCTGCTTGTAGCCGGAGGGGTTGGAGTTCTGTGTT GGGGGCAGTGCAAACCAAAAAGAAA GGATGATGAAGACGCAAGCAAAATCTAA